One window of Acropora palmata chromosome 1, jaAcrPala1.3, whole genome shotgun sequence genomic DNA carries:
- the LOC141879927 gene encoding GPI mannosyltransferase 3-like isoform X2: MADNNIGNVDPHVTRRKKQRSYVSPRSTVPKDDLYVYGIENYLFLFLLVFRILNAFVIKTFFVPDEFWQGPEIAHRVVFGYGYLTWEWKEGLRGWTAPLIYAISYKLLAFFGLDTSTTVVMAPRIIQSVFASFGDLFLYKLAVKNFDIQTGAWTLICYILSWFTFYNVTRTLTNSLETVLTTVALFYWPLKANEEKDIKLLIKALGFAALSCIIRPTAAIIWIPLCARHLFLTLHKLRFIFENLLPVGFLVMLWSLVLNSWLYKRYFTQGFPVVIFTHLIPFVGGILKASPHQRLLGWLILWVISIYSFLSHKEFRFIFPVLPLAMCYCGLFLSSLCDCQLRKNQAAHHQLLSGMKAKLLVLFLAVTNVPMALYTSTVHQRGSIDVMGYIHDESLKPISDDGMSVLFLMPCHSTPFFSYVHRNISMRILECPPSDKPGYLDEADKFYLNPSAWLTKQFGDQPEHRDQIHFPSHIVMYNVLLPKVAMFLDQFHYKKDATFFHTHFPEGRVGSQILVFRQGMT; the protein is encoded by the exons ATGGCAGACAATAATATTGGGAACGTTGATCCTCATGTTACTAGACGTAAAAAGCAGCGGAGCTATGTTTCGCCGAGAAGTACAGTGCCTAAAGATGATTTATATGTATATGGGATAGAGAATTATCTATTTCTCTTTCTACTTGTCTTCCGTATTTTGAATGCATTTGttataaaaacatttttcgttCCAGACGAATTCTGGCAGGGCCCTGAAATTGCTCACAGGGTTGTGTTTGGATATGGATATTTGACATGGGAATGGAAAGAAGGCTTAAGAGGGTGGACAGCGCCGTTAATCTATGCCATTTCATACAAGTTATTAGCATTTTTCGGGTTGGACACTTCGACCACTGTCGTTATGGCTCCAAGAATCATCCAGTCagtttttgcttcttttggagatttgtttctttacaaattagCTGTAAAAAACTTCGATATTCAAACCGGTGCATGGACGCTCATCTGCTATATACTATCGTGGTTCACGTTTTACAATGTCACAAGAACGTTAACAAATTCCTTGGAAACTGTTCTCACGACGGTTGCATTGTTTTACTGGCCTCTTAAAGCCAACGAGGAAAAAGATATTAAACTTCTCATAAAAGCTCTGGGCTTTGCTGCATTGTCTTGCATTATTAGACCAACAGCTGCAATAATCTGGATACCATTGTGTGCAAGGCATCTTTTTTTAACACTGCACAAGTTGAGATTCATCTTTGAAAACCTGCTGCCTGTCGGATTTTTAGTCATGCTATGGTCCCTGGTGTTAAATAGCTGGCTTTATAAGAG GTATTTTACTCAAGGATTTCCAGTTGTTATCTTTACTCATCTAATTCCTTTTGTTGGTGGTATTTTGAAAGCATCACCTCATCAGCGGCTATTGGGATGGCTTATCCTGTGGGTTATCTCCATCTACAG CTTTCTCAGTCATAAAGAATTCAGGTTCATTTTTCCTGTGCTCCCTTTGGCAATGTGCTATTGTGGCCTCTTTCTAAGCTCACTCTGTGACTGCCAGCTAAGGAAAAACCAAGCAGCTCATCACCAGCTCTTGAGCGGCATGAAGGCAAAACTACTGGTTCTGTTCTTGGCTGTAACCAACGTGCCAATGGCATTGTATACCAGCACAGTTCATCAAAGGGGAAGCATTGATGTTATGGGTTATATTCATGATGAGAGCCTTAAACCGATAAGTGATGATGGCATGTCAGTGTTGTTTCTAATGCCATGTCATTCAACACCATTTTTCAG TTATGTACACAGAAATATCAGCATGAGAATATTGGAGTGTCCCCCAAGTGACAAGCCAGGCTATCTTGATGAAGCAGACAAGTTCTACCTGAATCCGTCAGCTTGGCTTACAAAGCAGTTTGGGGATCAGCCTGAACACAGAGACCAGATTCACTTTCCTTCTCACATTGTTATGTATAATGTGCTTTTACCG AAAGTTGCCATGTTTTTGGATCAGTTTCATTACAAAAag GATGCAACATTTTTTCACACCCATTTCCCAGAAGGGAGAGTTGGATCACAAATATTGGTCTTCAGACAGGGTATGACATAa
- the LOC141879927 gene encoding GPI mannosyltransferase 3-like isoform X1, with protein MADNNIGNVDPHVTRRKKQRSYVSPRSTVPKDDLYVYGIENYLFLFLLVFRILNAFVIKTFFVPDEFWQGPEIAHRVVFGYGYLTWEWKEGLRGWTAPLIYAISYKLLAFFGLDTSTTVVMAPRIIQSVFASFGDLFLYKLAVKNFDIQTGAWTLICYILSWFTFYNVTRTLTNSLETVLTTVALFYWPLKANEEKDIKLLIKALGFAALSCIIRPTAAIIWIPLCARHLFLTLHKLRFIFENLLPVGFLVMLWSLVLNSWLYKRWTFVELNFVKFNVLNNMGTFYGSHPWHWYFTQGFPVVIFTHLIPFVGGILKASPHQRLLGWLILWVISIYSFLSHKEFRFIFPVLPLAMCYCGLFLSSLCDCQLRKNQAAHHQLLSGMKAKLLVLFLAVTNVPMALYTSTVHQRGSIDVMGYIHDESLKPISDDGMSVLFLMPCHSTPFFSYVHRNISMRILECPPSDKPGYLDEADKFYLNPSAWLTKQFGDQPEHRDQIHFPSHIVMYNVLLPKVAMFLDQFHYKKDATFFHTHFPEGRVGSQILVFRQGMT; from the exons ATGGCAGACAATAATATTGGGAACGTTGATCCTCATGTTACTAGACGTAAAAAGCAGCGGAGCTATGTTTCGCCGAGAAGTACAGTGCCTAAAGATGATTTATATGTATATGGGATAGAGAATTATCTATTTCTCTTTCTACTTGTCTTCCGTATTTTGAATGCATTTGttataaaaacatttttcgttCCAGACGAATTCTGGCAGGGCCCTGAAATTGCTCACAGGGTTGTGTTTGGATATGGATATTTGACATGGGAATGGAAAGAAGGCTTAAGAGGGTGGACAGCGCCGTTAATCTATGCCATTTCATACAAGTTATTAGCATTTTTCGGGTTGGACACTTCGACCACTGTCGTTATGGCTCCAAGAATCATCCAGTCagtttttgcttcttttggagatttgtttctttacaaattagCTGTAAAAAACTTCGATATTCAAACCGGTGCATGGACGCTCATCTGCTATATACTATCGTGGTTCACGTTTTACAATGTCACAAGAACGTTAACAAATTCCTTGGAAACTGTTCTCACGACGGTTGCATTGTTTTACTGGCCTCTTAAAGCCAACGAGGAAAAAGATATTAAACTTCTCATAAAAGCTCTGGGCTTTGCTGCATTGTCTTGCATTATTAGACCAACAGCTGCAATAATCTGGATACCATTGTGTGCAAGGCATCTTTTTTTAACACTGCACAAGTTGAGATTCATCTTTGAAAACCTGCTGCCTGTCGGATTTTTAGTCATGCTATGGTCCCTGGTGTTAAATAGCTGGCTTTATAAGAGGTGGACGTTTGTTGAACTCAATTTTGTTAAGTTCAATGTGCTAAATAACATGGGTACATTCTATGGAAGCCACCCATGGCACTG GTATTTTACTCAAGGATTTCCAGTTGTTATCTTTACTCATCTAATTCCTTTTGTTGGTGGTATTTTGAAAGCATCACCTCATCAGCGGCTATTGGGATGGCTTATCCTGTGGGTTATCTCCATCTACAG CTTTCTCAGTCATAAAGAATTCAGGTTCATTTTTCCTGTGCTCCCTTTGGCAATGTGCTATTGTGGCCTCTTTCTAAGCTCACTCTGTGACTGCCAGCTAAGGAAAAACCAAGCAGCTCATCACCAGCTCTTGAGCGGCATGAAGGCAAAACTACTGGTTCTGTTCTTGGCTGTAACCAACGTGCCAATGGCATTGTATACCAGCACAGTTCATCAAAGGGGAAGCATTGATGTTATGGGTTATATTCATGATGAGAGCCTTAAACCGATAAGTGATGATGGCATGTCAGTGTTGTTTCTAATGCCATGTCATTCAACACCATTTTTCAG TTATGTACACAGAAATATCAGCATGAGAATATTGGAGTGTCCCCCAAGTGACAAGCCAGGCTATCTTGATGAAGCAGACAAGTTCTACCTGAATCCGTCAGCTTGGCTTACAAAGCAGTTTGGGGATCAGCCTGAACACAGAGACCAGATTCACTTTCCTTCTCACATTGTTATGTATAATGTGCTTTTACCG AAAGTTGCCATGTTTTTGGATCAGTTTCATTACAAAAag GATGCAACATTTTTTCACACCCATTTCCCAGAAGGGAGAGTTGGATCACAAATATTGGTCTTCAGACAGGGTATGACATAa